CCCTGCATCCCCACAAGTTCGATTGCGCGTGCCACTTGCTGGCGATCCCGGCGCCCCGGCCAGCGCCCCCAGCCGATGCGCGGAATCCGTCCCATCATCACCACGTCCCAAACGGAAACGGGAAAGTACGGATCGAACACTGGGCGCTGCGGCACATAGCCCACGCGTACGCCGCGCTTGCGAGCCTCCAGTGGCGCCAACCCAAAGATCCGCACTTCGCCACGGGCCGGTTGGATCAGCCCGAGCAACACCCGCAGCAAAGTGGTTTTTCCAGCACCGTTCGGACCAATGATGCCCACGAAGCGCTTTGGCGGAATGGCCAGATCGATGTCCCACAACACCCGCCGGTGATCGAGCCAAACTTCGAGGCCGCGGACTTCCACGACCAGAGATGCATATTCGCTCATTGCAAGGCCTCCACAAAGCGGCGTGCGTTTTCTTCCAGCAAGCGCGTGTAGCCGCCGATCAGCGAGCCGGAGCCGAACGGGTCCACAGTCACCAAGCGCACGCCGGTTTCACCGGCAATTTGGCGGGCGAGCTTGGAGAATACAAACGGCTCCACAACCAGAGCGCGAGCCCCGCTGCGCCGCACTTCCTCCACCAAAACCACCATTTCCTTGGCAGAAAGCTCGCGACCCGGGATGGGCTCCACGGTAGCGGCCTCGACCAATCCGTAGCGCCGCGCAAAATATCGCCACGCGGAATGCACCGCGACATAGGCACGGCCCCGCACTGGAGCCAGCCGTTCTCGCATCCTCGCATCAAGCTGCGAGAGCTCGTCGTGCCACTGCGAGGCACGCCTTCGGTACATCGGCGCGCGCTCGGGTTCGATGCGGCACAGCACATCCACGAGCACCGGTAGGGCGTAGTCGCGCACGAGGATTGGGTCGAGCCAAAAATGCGGATCGCGTCCCTGCTCTTCTTCGAGAGGTAGCAAGGGAACGTGGTCGCCGAGCACCAGCGTCGCCACGCCTTCCGCCGTTCCGCCCAACAGTCTTGTGGCCCAGCCATCGAGCCCGGCTCCTACGCTCACCAGCAAGCGCGCACGAGAGAGTGCTTTCAGCGTTGCCGGTACGGGCTCGAACGTGTGCGGGTTCGCACCGGCAGGAAGAAGGGTGACAATGTCTGCAGCATTTCCCGTGAGCTCCGCAACCCAGGTGGAGAGCGGGAAAATCGTCGCTGCATACACGGCCGCCTGGGCCCGTGTCGCGGGCGCACCGAACACGGTCAGGAGACCCATCCATAGAATCATGCGAGCCATCCCGCCCATGCTCGCGAACGCGGCAGCCCCCGTCAAATGGGTTGCGTGGGTGGGTCGGTCCGCCGCTCGCAACGCTCGGCCCGTGTCGAAAGTGCTGGTGCTCCAGCCGCGCCCGCGCACTGCATGCTTGCGGCGCGAAAAACGCCTTGGCTATAGCCGCGCCTCATGAGGAAAATGGCACTGTGGGTGCTGCTGGGTGCGTGCCTCGTCGGCGCGGCCCACGCCGAGCAACGCAAAACCTTCAAAGTGGCATTGTTGAGCCCTGGTCCGGTGAGCGACGCGGGTTGGAACGCACTCGCATACGAAGGGCTGTTGAGGATCCGCGACGAACTGGGCGCGGAAATTGCCCAAATCCAAACCAAAACTCCTGCCGAATTCGAAGAAGGGTTCCGCGATTTTGCGCGTCGCGGGTACGACTTGATTTTCGGGCACGGCTTCGAATTTCAGGAAGCCGCCGCAGCAGTGGCGCCGGACTTCCCCCACACGGTGTTCATCACCACCTCGGGCAACACGGTTCGCAAGAACGTGGCCCCGATTCGCTTCTTGCTGGAAGAGGCCACCTATCTGGAAGGGATCCTCGCCGCATCGCTTTCCAAGACGGGGAAGGCCGGTGCGATGGGAGGAATCGAAATTCCATCGGTGAAGAGTACCATCCTCGCCTTCGAGGCGGGCGCCAAATCGGTCCGCAACGACTTTCAGGTAACCACGGTGTACATCGGCAACTGGGAAGACGTGGGCAGCGCCAAGGCAGCCAGCCTCGCGCTCATTCAACAAGGAGCGGACTTTCTGTTCCACAATGCCGACGCCGCTGGGCTCGGCGTGTTTCAAGCCGCTCAGGAGAAGAAGGTGTTCGCCTTCGGCGCCAACAAAAATCAAAACGATGTCGCCCCCGACGTCGTGATTGCCAGCGCCACCATCGATATCCCGCGCGCCTTCGTGCAGGTGGCGCGCGAGGTCCAAGAAGGCCGGTTCGTTGGCCGCATCGAACGCAAGGGCATGAAAGACGGCGTGGTGGACTTCGTGCTGAACCCTCGCCTGGAGCCGTTGATCCCGCCGGAGGTGAAAAAGCGCATCGAGGACGCGCGGGCGGCCATCGTCGCCGGTACGCTTCGAGTTCCCACGGTGGAGTTCTGAGCTGCGCCATGCCCGCCGCTTGGACCGAGTCCGCGCCTCCCCTCGAGGAGCCCACGCCGCACAGCGCGCCGCTTCTCGAAGTGGTGGGAATCAGCAAACGGTTCGGAGCGGTGCAGGCACTGGATCGAGTATCCATTGAGTTTTCCGCGCGCGAAGTCCACGCCATTTTGGGCGAGAACGGCGCGGGGAAAACGACTTTGATGCGCATCCTCGCAGGGGAGGAAATTCCCGATGCCGGCGAGATTCGCTTGCGCGGGCGGGTTGTTCGCTGGCGTTCTCCGATCGAGGCGCGACGCTCGGGCGTGGCCATGGTGCACCAGCACTTCGCTTTGGCCGACTCCATGACCGTGGCGGAAAATTTGGCGCTGGCGCTGGCGCATCCGGGCGAGTGGCGCTTGCCGGGACGCACACTCGCCGAGCGCGTGCACGAATGGCAACGCTCGACGGGCCTGGAGGTGCCTCCCTTGCGGTCGGTCGTTGCCGACCTTTCCGTCGGCGCACGGCAGCGCCTGGAGATCCTCAAGGCGCTCGTCGGCGCAAGCCAAGTGCTGATCCTCGACGAACCCACTGCCGTGCTGACCCCTCGCGAGACGGAGCAGCTTTTTGCGTTGGTGCGCGGCCTGCGCGACGCCGGGCGGGTCATTGTCTTTATCTCTCATAAACTTGCGGAAGTGCGCGAGCTGGCCGATCGCATTACCGTACTCCGGCAAGGACGTGTCGTGGCGCGAGCCCAGGCTCCGTTCGGCGATTTGCACCAACTCGGCGAGGCCATGATTGGGGCGCCGCAGCCGGAATGGGTCAAGCCGGCAACTCCGGTGGGAGAGGAGCTGTTGCGGCTCGACCAAGCGTGGAGCGACGCCGGTGCGTTCGAAGTAGGGCTGCGGGGCGTCACGGTTACCGTGCATGCCGGCGAGGTGTTCGGCATCGCGGGCGTGGATGGAAACGGGCAGCGCGAGTTATTCGAGGTGCTCGCTGGGCTGCGGGGTTTGCGCCGCGGGGCACTGTACGTACAAGGGCGGCCCGTGCTGGCGCGCCATCCTGCGGATCTGCTCGATGCGGGCGTGGGGCTCGTGCCGCCGGACCGCCGGCGCGAAGGATTGATCCTAGAAATGAGCGTGCTCGAGAACTTACTGCTGCACCGCCGCACGCTCGCAACGTTGACCCGCAGTTGCGGCGTCTTGAATTGGCACCAAGCTCGCGTTCACGCCCAACGTTTAGTGGAGCAGTTTGGCATTCGCGCTGGTGGCCTCGACTCGCCCGCCGCCACTTTGTCCGGAGGCAACCAGCAGCGCGTGATTTTGGCACGCGAACTCGCAGCACAGCCTCGCATCTTGGTTGCGGTCAACCCCACGCGCGGGCTGGATTTTGCGGCTACCCAGTTCGTCCACCGCACTCTGGCAGCCGCTCAGGCCGCGGGCGCCGCCGTGCTGCTGATTTCCACCGACCTCGAAGAGATTCTCACGCTCAGCGACCGCGTGGCGGTGCTTTACCGCGGTGAGTTGAGTGCGCCGATCGAGCCCCCGCTCGATCCGTTACAACTGGGCGCGTTGATGAGCGGCCTCGATCGTGCGGCGGCAGGGTAACATGAGGAAGTGGCTCCAGGAACTCGCCCCGTCGCTTCTGGCCGTGGGCGTGGCCATGGCTGCGAGCGCGCTGGTGGTGTGGAGCACGGGAGGCAGCCCCACGCGTGCATTTCAAGCCCTCGTGGACGGTGCGTTCGGAAGCCGCGACAGCTTGGCCGAGGTCGCGGTGAAGGCTTGCCCCCTGCTGTTCACCGGCTTGGCGGTTGCGCTCGCGTTTCGCGCAGGCATCTGGAACATTGGAGCAGAAGGCCAGCTCCTCGCCGGTGCGCTCTCCTTGGCTGCCGTGGCGCGTACACTTGCAGGGCTGTTGCCGGCACCGCTCGCGCTGTTCGTCGGGTTGACCGCTGCGGCTGCCGCCGGAGGCGCTTGGGCTGCACTGGCGGCAGCACTGAAACTGCGCCGCGGGGTGAACGAAGTCATTGCAACGATCATGCTCAATTTCATTGCCGCTGCCCTGGTGAGCTACCTGGTGCAGGGACCGCTGATGGAACGAGGCGGCAGCTATCCGCAAACCGATGCTCTCGGGCCGGAGTTTCTCTTGCCCCGATGGCCGCCATACCGGCTCCATCTCGGACTCGTGCTCGCCTTGCTCGCCGCCGCGATCATTCACTTTGGGCTGTTCCGTTTGCGGGTCGGGTTCGAGTTGCGGGCGGCCGGACTCAACCCGGTGGCGGCCCGATTGGCGGGGATCCCCGTACAGCGGCGCCTGTTTTGGGCGTTTGCCGTGAGCGGCGCTTTGGCGGGACTGGCCGGTGGCGTAGAACTCAGCGCCGTAACCCGCCGCCTGTACGAGCGGTTCTCTCCGGGCTGGGGCTACACAGCAATCGCGGTCGGCCTGCTGGGACGCCTTTCCCCGGCCGGAGTCGTCTTTGCCGCATTGTTTTTCGGCGCTCTGGATGCCGGCTCCAACGCCATGCAACGCAGCGCAGGGGTGTCGGCGGTCGTCGTGTACGTGGTGCAAGGGTGCGTCATCTTGTTCCTCGCAGCGTTCGAACGCTGGCGTGGCAACGGCGCGAGCGCAAGATAAACCTTCGCGATTCCTCGCTACGAACCGCGCCGGCGCCGCTTCTGCCGATCGAGATAGGCTTCGAGGCCCCTGGCCAACTGGGCGAGGTTGGGCTCGATGAGGCGCACAATGAACCTCTCCACTTGTGGCGCCACCCGCCGGGCGAGAAACGCGGGTACACCCGGGAGTTTCTCGGGGTACACCCGCAACCAACCCGTAATGCGCACGCAACTCGTCTCTTCGGGATCCTCTTCGTCTGGGAGGAAGAAGTTCGTCCCGTGACACTCGTACAAACCGGCAGCCGGACGATATTCCGGTTCTTGCCGCCACTCGACCTTGTACTCCGCCGGCACCCACCGCGCGTGATCGAGCCACTGTAACAGCTCCTCTGCGAGAAAGGGACGCACGAGACTCGGCACTTGCTCTGCCTTGGCCTTCCAGCGCCGCACGATGCGCCACGTGCCGTTGCGCTGCTTGCGTTTTTCCAGAGTTTCGATGGCGGCGATGTTCGGAAGAAAG
This sequence is a window from Candidatus Binatia bacterium. Protein-coding genes within it:
- a CDS encoding ABC transporter ATP-binding protein, yielding MSEYASLVVEVRGLEVWLDHRRVLWDIDLAIPPKRFVGIIGPNGAGKTTLLRVLLGLIQPARGEVRIFGLAPLEARKRGVRVGYVPQRPVFDPYFPVSVWDVVMMGRIPRIGWGRWPGRRDRQQVARAIELVGMQGRERRRLAELSGGEQQRVFLARALCSEAELLLLDEATTGLDLPAQHELYALLQSLRKQLGLTILAVSHDLLELAAHAEELVCINGTTHIHGNPQVVLHSHELREAYRCEFDFLYADRSVPAAPHEGV
- a CDS encoding periplasmic solute-binding protein, with protein sequence MARMILWMGLLTVFGAPATRAQAAVYAATIFPLSTWVAELTGNAADIVTLLPAGANPHTFEPVPATLKALSRARLLVSVGAGLDGWATRLLGGTAEGVATLVLGDHVPLLPLEEEQGRDPHFWLDPILVRDYALPVLVDVLCRIEPERAPMYRRRASQWHDELSQLDARMRERLAPVRGRAYVAVHSAWRYFARRYGLVEAATVEPIPGRELSAKEMVVLVEEVRRSGARALVVEPFVFSKLARQIAGETGVRLVTVDPFGSGSLIGGYTRLLEENARRFVEALQ
- a CDS encoding BMP family ABC transporter substrate-binding protein; translated protein: MRKMALWVLLGACLVGAAHAEQRKTFKVALLSPGPVSDAGWNALAYEGLLRIRDELGAEIAQIQTKTPAEFEEGFRDFARRGYDLIFGHGFEFQEAAAAVAPDFPHTVFITTSGNTVRKNVAPIRFLLEEATYLEGILAASLSKTGKAGAMGGIEIPSVKSTILAFEAGAKSVRNDFQVTTVYIGNWEDVGSAKAASLALIQQGADFLFHNADAAGLGVFQAAQEKKVFAFGANKNQNDVAPDVVIASATIDIPRAFVQVAREVQEGRFVGRIERKGMKDGVVDFVLNPRLEPLIPPEVKKRIEDARAAIVAGTLRVPTVEF
- a CDS encoding heme ABC transporter ATP-binding protein encodes the protein MPAAWTESAPPLEEPTPHSAPLLEVVGISKRFGAVQALDRVSIEFSAREVHAILGENGAGKTTLMRILAGEEIPDAGEIRLRGRVVRWRSPIEARRSGVAMVHQHFALADSMTVAENLALALAHPGEWRLPGRTLAERVHEWQRSTGLEVPPLRSVVADLSVGARQRLEILKALVGASQVLILDEPTAVLTPRETEQLFALVRGLRDAGRVIVFISHKLAEVRELADRITVLRQGRVVARAQAPFGDLHQLGEAMIGAPQPEWVKPATPVGEELLRLDQAWSDAGAFEVGLRGVTVTVHAGEVFGIAGVDGNGQRELFEVLAGLRGLRRGALYVQGRPVLARHPADLLDAGVGLVPPDRRREGLILEMSVLENLLLHRRTLATLTRSCGVLNWHQARVHAQRLVEQFGIRAGGLDSPAATLSGGNQQRVILARELAAQPRILVAVNPTRGLDFAATQFVHRTLAAAQAAGAAVLLISTDLEEILTLSDRVAVLYRGELSAPIEPPLDPLQLGALMSGLDRAAAG
- a CDS encoding ABC transporter permease, with amino-acid sequence MRKWLQELAPSLLAVGVAMAASALVVWSTGGSPTRAFQALVDGAFGSRDSLAEVAVKACPLLFTGLAVALAFRAGIWNIGAEGQLLAGALSLAAVARTLAGLLPAPLALFVGLTAAAAAGGAWAALAAALKLRRGVNEVIATIMLNFIAAALVSYLVQGPLMERGGSYPQTDALGPEFLLPRWPPYRLHLGLVLALLAAAIIHFGLFRLRVGFELRAAGLNPVAARLAGIPVQRRLFWAFAVSGALAGLAGGVELSAVTRRLYERFSPGWGYTAIAVGLLGRLSPAGVVFAALFFGALDAGSNAMQRSAGVSAVVVYVVQGCVILFLAAFERWRGNGASAR